A part of Prolixibacteraceae bacterium genomic DNA contains:
- a CDS encoding DUF6515 family protein, which produces MRNVLVLLSVFIVLPLMGQRVVRRTTVVRPSYNRVVVTPPRRTVIVHTPPRHVVVTRPPIYRGPSYWGPYWHPVGFYLPVLPAACVMMYVNSVPYYYNEGVYYQKSGSQYKVTEAPIGAIVSSLPDNCSTFDYQGSTYYYFAGTYYLKIKKKKFKVVKAPIGVMVTELPEGTKTVKQGGTTYYACHGAYYRPEAVGDQVHYVVVPNPSGEILKQVPEGAVVVKKDGDSYYESSGKYYKAVVHDGEVVYKQVFF; this is translated from the coding sequence GTGAGAAATGTATTAGTATTATTATCTGTATTTATTGTTTTGCCACTTATGGGGCAAAGAGTGGTGCGTCGTACAACTGTTGTTAGACCAAGTTATAATAGGGTTGTTGTAACACCTCCTAGAAGAACTGTTATCGTGCATACGCCTCCTAGGCATGTTGTTGTAACGAGACCTCCAATTTATAGAGGCCCTTCGTATTGGGGACCGTATTGGCATCCTGTAGGTTTTTATCTACCTGTTTTACCTGCTGCATGTGTTATGATGTATGTGAATAGCGTCCCTTATTACTATAATGAAGGCGTATATTATCAGAAATCAGGATCACAGTATAAAGTGACTGAAGCTCCAATAGGTGCTATTGTCTCTTCTCTACCCGATAATTGTTCTACTTTTGATTATCAGGGGAGTACATATTATTATTTTGCCGGGACTTATTACTTGAAAATTAAAAAGAAGAAATTTAAAGTGGTTAAGGCTCCAATTGGAGTCATGGTGACAGAGTTGCCTGAAGGAACAAAGACTGTAAAGCAGGGAGGTACGACATATTATGCGTGTCATGGAGCATATTATCGTCCTGAAGCAGTTGGTGACCAGGTGCATTATGTGGTTGTTCCAAACCCCTCTGGCGAAATACTAAAACAAGTACCTGAAGGAGCAGTAGTTGTTAAAAAAGATGGTGACTCGTATTATGAGTCTTCAGGTAAATACTACAAGGCTGTGGTTCATGATGGAGAAGTCGTTTATAAGCAAGTTTTCTTTTAA